From the genome of Pseudomonas yamanorum, one region includes:
- a CDS encoding F0F1 ATP synthase subunit delta, with product MAELTTLARPYAKAAFEHAQAHQQLASWSAMLGLAAAVSQDDTMQRVLKAPRLTSADKAATFIDVCGDKFDVKVQNFIHVVAENDRLPLLPEIAALFDLYKAEQEKSVDVEVTSAFALNQEQQDKLAKVLSARLDREVRLQVAEDATLIGGVIIRAGDLVIDGSIRGKLANLAEALKS from the coding sequence ATGGCAGAATTGACCACGTTGGCCCGACCTTACGCTAAGGCAGCCTTCGAGCACGCCCAGGCCCACCAGCAGCTGGCCTCTTGGTCAGCCATGCTCGGCCTGGCAGCAGCAGTGTCGCAAGACGACACCATGCAGCGCGTGCTCAAGGCCCCGCGACTGACGAGCGCAGACAAGGCCGCCACGTTTATTGACGTGTGCGGCGACAAGTTTGATGTAAAAGTGCAGAACTTCATCCACGTCGTTGCCGAAAACGACCGTCTCCCGCTTCTGCCGGAGATCGCCGCTCTGTTTGACCTGTACAAGGCCGAACAAGAGAAATCGGTAGACGTTGAAGTGACCAGTGCTTTTGCATTGAACCAAGAACAGCAAGACAAACTCGCCAAGGTTCTCAGTGCACGACTCGACCGGGAAGTGCGCCTGCAAGTTGCGGAGGATGCCACCCTGATTGGTGGTGTCATCATTCGCGCCGGCGACCTGGTTATCGATGGCTCGATTCGCGGCAAACTCGCGAATCTTGCCGAAGCATTGAAATCTTGA
- the atpA gene encoding F0F1 ATP synthase subunit alpha, which yields MQQLNPSEISEIIKGRIDKLDVTSQARNEGTVVSVSDGIVRIHGLADVMYGEMIEFPGGVYGMALNLEQDSVGAVVLGSYQTLAEGMSAKCTGRILEVPVGKELLGRVVDALGNPVDGKGPLNNTETDAVEKVAPGVIWRKSVDQPVQTGYKAVDAMIPVGRGQRELIIGDRQIGKTALAIDAIINQKDSGIFCVYVAIGQKQSTIANVVRKLEENGALANTIVVAASASESAALQFLAPYSGCTMGEYFRDRGEDALIVYDDLSKQAVAYRQISLLLRRPPGREAYPGDVFYLHSRLLERASRVSEEYVEKFTNGAVTGKTGSLTALPIIETQAGDVSAFVPTNVISITDGQIFLESAMFNSGIRPAVNAGVSVSRVGGAAQTKIIKKLSGGIRTALAQYRELAAFAQFASDLDEATRKQLEHGQRVTELMKQKQYAPMSIADMALSLYAAERGFLTDVEITKVGSFEQALIAYFNRDHAELMAKINVKGDFNDDIDAGIKAGIEKFKATQTW from the coding sequence ATGCAGCAACTCAATCCTTCCGAAATAAGTGAAATTATCAAGGGCCGCATCGACAAGCTCGATGTGACCTCCCAAGCCCGTAACGAAGGCACTGTCGTCAGCGTATCTGACGGCATCGTGCGGATTCACGGTCTGGCCGACGTAATGTACGGCGAGATGATCGAGTTTCCGGGCGGCGTCTACGGTATGGCTCTCAACCTGGAGCAAGACTCTGTAGGTGCCGTTGTATTGGGCTCCTACCAGACTCTGGCTGAAGGCATGAGCGCCAAGTGCACAGGCCGCATCCTGGAGGTTCCGGTTGGTAAGGAACTGCTGGGTCGCGTTGTCGACGCACTGGGTAACCCAGTTGACGGCAAAGGTCCGCTGAACAACACCGAGACCGATGCGGTCGAGAAAGTTGCTCCAGGCGTGATCTGGCGTAAGTCGGTAGACCAGCCTGTACAGACTGGCTACAAGGCTGTCGATGCCATGATTCCTGTCGGCCGTGGCCAGCGTGAGCTGATCATCGGTGACCGTCAGATCGGTAAAACCGCTCTGGCGATCGACGCGATCATCAACCAGAAAGACAGCGGGATTTTCTGCGTCTACGTAGCCATCGGTCAGAAACAATCGACCATCGCCAACGTGGTTCGCAAGCTGGAAGAAAACGGCGCCCTGGCTAACACCATCGTCGTGGCCGCCAGTGCTTCCGAATCCGCTGCACTTCAGTTCCTGGCACCGTACTCCGGTTGCACCATGGGCGAATACTTCCGCGACCGCGGTGAAGACGCGCTGATCGTTTATGACGATCTGTCCAAGCAAGCAGTGGCTTACCGCCAGATTTCCCTGCTGCTGCGCCGTCCACCAGGCCGTGAAGCTTACCCAGGCGACGTGTTCTATCTCCACTCCCGTCTGCTGGAGCGCGCATCCCGCGTTTCGGAAGAATACGTAGAGAAGTTCACCAACGGCGCAGTGACCGGCAAAACCGGTTCCCTGACCGCACTGCCGATCATCGAAACCCAGGCTGGCGACGTTTCCGCGTTCGTTCCGACCAACGTGATTTCCATCACCGACGGTCAGATCTTCCTGGAATCGGCCATGTTCAACTCCGGGATCCGTCCTGCAGTGAACGCCGGTGTTTCGGTATCCCGTGTGGGTGGTGCCGCTCAGACCAAGATCATCAAGAAGCTCTCCGGTGGTATCCGTACCGCTCTGGCTCAGTACCGTGAACTGGCGGCATTCGCCCAGTTTGCTTCTGACCTGGACGAAGCGACCCGTAAGCAACTTGAGCATGGTCAGCGCGTTACCGAGCTGATGAAGCAGAAGCAATACGCACCAATGTCGATCGCTGACATGGCGCTGTCGCTGTATGCCGCTGAGCGTGGGTTCCTGACCGACGTTGAAATCACCAAGGTCGGCAGCTTCGAACAAGCGCTGATTGCTTACTTCAACCGCGATCACGCCGAATTGATGGCGAAGATCAACGTGAAGGGTGACTTCAATGACGACATCGACGCTGGCATCAAAGCCGGTATCGAGAAGTTCAAGGCCACCCAAACCTGGTAA